In the Magnetospira sp. QH-2 genome, one interval contains:
- the fliN gene encoding flagellar motor switch protein FliN yields MADEENFELNELDGDATSGGAMPADEMVEGEDDLPRSARDLEAVYDIPVQVSAVLGKATMQVSQLLKLGRGAVVELDRKVGEAIDIYVNNRLVARGEVVVVEDRLGITMTEIIKSDRT; encoded by the coding sequence ATGGCTGACGAAGAAAACTTCGAACTGAATGAACTGGATGGCGATGCCACCAGTGGCGGCGCGATGCCAGCGGACGAAATGGTCGAGGGAGAAGACGACCTTCCCCGCTCCGCCCGGGACCTGGAGGCCGTTTACGACATCCCGGTTCAGGTATCGGCGGTTCTCGGCAAGGCGACCATGCAGGTCAGCCAATTGTTGAAACTGGGTCGTGGCGCCGTGGTGGAACTGGACCGCAAGGTCGGCGAGGCCATCGACATCTATGTGAACAACCGGCTGGTGGCCCGTGGCGAAGTGGTGGTGGTGGAAGACCGCTTGGGCATCACCATGACGGAAATCATCAAATCCGACCGGACCTAG
- a CDS encoding FliH/SctL family protein, which yields MTTANKFLFDTNFGEPSEEEVEKAKKETAEPEPPPPPTFSEEELAEARREGEAEGYKRGVGETQEGLDARMTVSLEQLAEHVKALFEEERNTVEEAMRDAVAVAAAIAVKMFPGLNRTHGIDEIIHLVADTLDRLREEPKVIIRIAEEKSDDLVDRIEELAEGIGFEGRLTVLTDETMTIGDCRIEWAEGGAERNSGEMWREIDEIVERYLSEAEAAAEEADEADEAETDGEMDEQEPADMALTESPKATADPAPEEAPAAPPADESPELQPTTDPAAPDLPPVDVNP from the coding sequence ATGACCACCGCCAACAAGTTTCTTTTCGACACCAACTTCGGGGAACCCTCCGAGGAAGAGGTCGAAAAGGCCAAAAAGGAAACTGCGGAACCCGAACCGCCGCCGCCGCCGACCTTTTCCGAAGAGGAATTGGCCGAGGCCCGGCGCGAGGGCGAGGCGGAAGGCTATAAGCGCGGCGTCGGCGAGACTCAAGAAGGGCTCGACGCCCGCATGACGGTGTCGCTCGAGCAATTGGCCGAGCACGTCAAGGCGCTGTTCGAAGAAGAACGCAATACAGTCGAGGAAGCCATGCGCGACGCCGTCGCCGTGGCCGCCGCCATCGCCGTGAAGATGTTTCCCGGCCTCAACCGCACCCATGGGATCGACGAGATCATCCACTTGGTCGCCGATACCCTGGACCGCCTGAGGGAAGAGCCGAAAGTCATCATCCGCATCGCCGAGGAGAAATCCGACGATCTGGTCGACCGCATCGAGGAATTGGCCGAAGGCATCGGCTTCGAAGGCCGTCTGACCGTATTGACCGACGAAACCATGACCATCGGCGATTGCCGCATCGAATGGGCCGAAGGGGGCGCCGAACGCAATTCCGGCGAGATGTGGCGTGAAATCGACGAAATCGTCGAGCGCTACCTGTCGGAGGCCGAAGCCGCCGCAGAAGAAGCGGACGAAGCGGATGAAGCCGAGACCGATGGCGAAATGGATGAACAAGAACCGGCGGACATGGCACTGACCGAATCCCCCAAGGCTACCGCCGATCCCGCTCCCGAAGAGGCTCCAGCGGCCCCCCCCGCGGATGAGTCCCCGGAGCTTCAACCGACAACCGACCCAGCGGCGCCGGATTTGCCGCCGGTGGACGTGAACCCCTAA
- the fliG gene encoding flagellar motor switch protein FliG: MGRVKDDYRSLSGTQKAAIFMLSLGDDHAGRLFEMMDDDEIRELSQAMAGLGSVNSNIVERLFVEFADHLSTTGSLVGTMDSTERLLAGSLSKERVDLIMEEIRGPAGRTMWDKLGNVNEAVLANYLKNEYPQTVAVVLTKIKPDHAARVLSLLPENYAMECVTRMLRMEAVQKEILDHVERTLRNEFMTNLARTARRDAHELMADIFNNLDRNTENRFMSALEERNRESAERIKALMFTFEDLTRVDSSGVQQLLRHVEKDRLAMALKGASDDAKDMFFRNMSERAGKMMKEDMESMGPVRLKEVDEAQAEIVTVAKQLAESGEIVIAGSSEEDELVY; encoded by the coding sequence GTGGGACGAGTCAAAGACGACTATCGAAGTCTATCAGGCACGCAGAAGGCGGCTATCTTCATGCTATCGCTGGGCGACGATCATGCCGGTCGTCTGTTCGAGATGATGGACGACGACGAGATCCGCGAACTATCCCAGGCCATGGCCGGTCTGGGCAGCGTAAACTCCAACATCGTCGAACGGCTATTCGTTGAATTCGCCGACCATTTGTCCACCACCGGCTCTCTGGTCGGCACCATGGACAGCACCGAACGCCTGCTTGCCGGTAGCCTGTCCAAGGAACGCGTCGATCTGATCATGGAGGAAATCCGCGGTCCGGCGGGTCGAACCATGTGGGATAAGCTGGGCAACGTGAACGAGGCGGTGCTCGCCAACTATCTGAAGAACGAATATCCACAGACCGTGGCCGTGGTTCTGACCAAGATCAAACCCGACCACGCCGCCCGTGTGCTGTCCCTGCTGCCAGAAAACTATGCCATGGAATGCGTCACGCGTATGCTGCGCATGGAAGCGGTGCAAAAGGAGATTTTGGACCATGTGGAACGCACCTTGCGGAACGAATTCATGACCAACCTGGCCCGTACGGCGCGACGCGATGCCCACGAGCTCATGGCCGATATCTTCAACAACTTGGACCGCAACACGGAAAACCGGTTCATGTCGGCTCTGGAAGAACGCAACCGCGAATCCGCCGAGCGCATCAAGGCTTTGATGTTCACCTTCGAGGATCTGACCCGCGTCGATTCTTCGGGTGTTCAGCAGCTCTTGCGCCATGTGGAAAAAGACCGTCTGGCCATGGCCCTCAAGGGTGCCTCCGATGACGCCAAGGACATGTTCTTCCGCAACATGTCCGAACGCGCAGGCAAGATGATGAAGGAAGACATGGAGTCCATGGGGCCTGTCCGCCTGAAGGAAGTGGACGAAGCACAGGCCGAAATCGTCACCGTCGCCAAACAGCTTGCGGAATCCGGCGAGATCGTCATCGCCGGCTCCAGCGAGGAAGACGAACTGGTTTACTGA
- the fliF gene encoding flagellar basal-body MS-ring/collar protein FliF: protein MDTLKNLGPMRLAVIGGVSVATVGFLIYIITQFSSQDMSLLYQELGDQDSGRIITELEAQGIPYQISKDGTSISVPQDKVLGLRMKLAEQGVPSGGSVGYELFDNADSLGTTNFLQNMNHLRALEGELSRTIASLQIIKAARVHLVLPKRELFSRKAREPSASVMLKMRGPNRLTKEQISAIQQMVASAVPSLNPSRVSIVDEKGSLLARGFEDDGTEMETMEERRLDYEIRLAREIEDLLANTVGFGKVRAEVNVLMNFDRITSTEESYDPDGQVVRSTQTVEQSANAQDSETQPVTVGNNLPDPTGGGGNEGARSQTSESRTEETVNYEISKTVTSRVREIGEVEKLSVAVVVDGTYTTNEEGDRVYQARPQAEMEQLASLVRSAIGFDIKRGDNVDVINMRFAELEMDELAEGVFLGMSKEEIMQMGKNLALVLVFALFVLLVVRPVVSRLFESRAEAEAQAALEGAGAPALAAPGGPPVVADDRIAPEELEELIDIDRVEGRVKASSVKKINEIVEKHPEEALSIIRNWMYQES, encoded by the coding sequence ATGGACACCCTAAAGAACCTGGGACCGATGCGGTTGGCCGTGATCGGTGGCGTCTCCGTGGCGACCGTCGGGTTCTTGATCTACATCATCACCCAGTTTAGTTCCCAGGACATGTCGCTGCTATATCAGGAACTGGGCGATCAGGATTCCGGGCGCATCATCACCGAGCTGGAAGCCCAGGGCATCCCCTATCAAATCTCCAAGGACGGCACCTCCATCTCGGTGCCCCAGGACAAGGTTCTCGGCCTACGCATGAAGCTTGCTGAACAGGGCGTTCCCTCGGGCGGCTCGGTGGGCTATGAGCTATTTGACAACGCGGATTCCCTCGGCACCACCAATTTCTTGCAGAACATGAACCATCTGCGGGCCTTGGAAGGCGAACTGTCGCGGACTATTGCCAGCCTGCAAATCATCAAGGCCGCCCGGGTGCATCTGGTGCTCCCCAAACGTGAGCTGTTCAGCCGCAAAGCCCGCGAGCCCAGTGCCTCGGTCATGCTCAAAATGCGTGGCCCCAACCGCCTGACCAAGGAACAGATCTCGGCCATTCAACAGATGGTGGCCTCCGCCGTGCCGTCGCTCAATCCCAGCCGCGTATCCATCGTCGACGAGAAGGGCTCTCTGCTCGCCCGCGGTTTTGAGGACGATGGCACCGAAATGGAGACCATGGAGGAACGGCGTCTGGACTACGAAATTCGTCTGGCCCGGGAAATCGAGGATCTGCTCGCCAATACCGTCGGCTTCGGCAAGGTCCGCGCCGAAGTCAATGTGTTGATGAACTTCGACCGCATCACTTCCACCGAAGAGTCTTATGACCCAGATGGTCAAGTGGTGCGCTCCACCCAGACCGTTGAACAAAGTGCCAATGCTCAGGATTCCGAGACCCAGCCGGTGACTGTCGGCAACAATCTCCCCGACCCGACCGGCGGTGGAGGCAACGAGGGCGCGCGTAGCCAGACTTCCGAATCCCGCACCGAGGAAACGGTCAACTATGAAATCTCCAAGACCGTGACCAGCCGGGTCCGCGAGATCGGCGAGGTGGAAAAGCTGTCCGTGGCCGTGGTGGTCGATGGCACCTACACGACCAATGAAGAGGGCGACCGGGTCTATCAGGCGCGCCCGCAAGCGGAAATGGAGCAACTGGCAAGCCTGGTTCGCAGTGCCATTGGCTTTGACATCAAGCGTGGTGATAACGTGGATGTCATCAACATGCGCTTCGCCGAACTGGAAATGGATGAACTGGCCGAAGGCGTCTTCCTCGGCATGAGCAAGGAAGAAATCATGCAAATGGGCAAAAATTTGGCCCTGGTGCTGGTCTTTGCCCTGTTCGTCTTGCTGGTGGTCCGCCCCGTGGTCTCCCGTTTGTTCGAGAGCCGTGCCGAGGCCGAGGCCCAGGCCGCGCTGGAAGGCGCCGGCGCCCCCGCCCTGGCCGCGCCGGGTGGCCCGCCGGTGGTCGCCGACGACCGCATCGCGCCGGAGGAATTGGAAGAACTCATCGATATCGATCGGGTGGAAGGCCGTGTGAAGGCGTCCTCGGTCAAGAAAATCAACGAGATCGTGGAAAAGCATCCGGAAGAGGCACTTTCCATTATCCGCAACTGGATGTACCAGGAAAGCTAA
- a CDS encoding flagellar hook-basal body complex protein translates to MSLYGALFSGVSGLQSQSSSMGAIADNVTNVNTVGYKRTEVQFQTLITKQVSLTKYAAGGVQSKPLAGIDVQGLLQATSSATDIALSGQGMFIVNEASTPSTGDIFAYSRAGSFRVDEAGYLQNTSGWYLQGWPIQTWDNSTQAVVKTIGSDVYMKAYKNDAGDTVYINDNIVDNTNLKPLNLNTIGGTATATTTISMGANLPSSDEPGDSHKTDILIYDSLGNSHNINHTWVKRASNAWDYTAIPPKGSERLLIEDQTSARNNYYSAGRLDFDTIPDSGTSMTVSINSSTYTVLFTTSDTSTVDDETLALASQPEDGETIVVTANGTATTFEFNNGSPNSMTVGSVPTDGETITLTIGGTPYTYEFDPSGDGVSAGNRDVNGGTVTAIGNNLAALIGTDVVTVVGAGVTTDYANSAAGVISFTNIPGATKVVFSDGTGGDVTTTEFTSGRTPVTIGPNTNSTTANLASAINTQLTTDLGTAGQQWATVNGTTISIKQTLYNTTAEVISLANSVDSGGGAGVVTAGGAGAPNTSLNIDITGRSLSQIMDEVADRLQGAMHYEYGGTPKSPPDAWATRLAGESSVYFIQGSAANAITVDASNLTTNGVSSVMQNTSFSVDSLDASVAWTTATNYAVEFNGDGTPDKFFGADEATAADPRAQYQVAWANGADDMDGSTTPALSVGLGNYNTSDGLTQFAGSYQINYISQNGASFGNYAGISIGEDGVVTALFDNGVTKPVFMVPVATLVNPNGMESMSGNVWIETDQSGQPTVREAGDGGAGQVASASLEASTVDLGEEFTSMITTQRAYSASTKIITTADEMLEELMRVKR, encoded by the coding sequence ATGTCTTTGTATGGTGCATTGTTTTCCGGCGTTTCAGGCCTCCAGTCGCAATCGAGCTCCATGGGCGCCATCGCCGACAACGTGACCAACGTGAACACGGTTGGATACAAGCGCACGGAAGTGCAATTCCAGACCCTGATCACCAAGCAGGTCTCGCTCACCAAGTACGCAGCAGGCGGCGTGCAGTCCAAACCGCTGGCGGGCATTGATGTGCAGGGCCTTCTTCAGGCCACCTCCTCGGCCACCGACATCGCCTTGTCGGGTCAGGGCATGTTCATCGTCAACGAGGCCTCGACCCCGAGCACCGGCGATATCTTCGCCTACAGCCGAGCCGGTTCGTTCCGCGTCGATGAGGCTGGCTACTTGCAGAACACCTCCGGGTGGTACCTGCAAGGCTGGCCGATCCAGACCTGGGACAACTCCACCCAGGCAGTGGTCAAGACCATCGGGTCGGACGTCTATATGAAGGCCTATAAGAACGATGCGGGCGACACGGTCTATATCAACGACAACATCGTTGACAACACCAACCTGAAGCCTCTCAACTTGAACACCATCGGCGGCACCGCCACGGCGACCACCACCATCTCCATGGGCGCCAACCTGCCGTCTTCCGACGAACCCGGCGACAGTCACAAGACCGATATCCTGATCTATGACTCCCTGGGCAACTCCCACAATATCAATCATACCTGGGTGAAGCGGGCCTCCAATGCTTGGGATTATACCGCTATTCCGCCCAAGGGCTCCGAACGGTTGCTGATCGAAGACCAAACGTCTGCCCGCAACAATTACTACTCTGCGGGACGGCTGGACTTCGATACAATTCCGGATTCCGGCACGTCTATGACCGTGTCCATCAACAGCTCCACCTATACCGTGCTGTTCACGACTTCGGACACATCGACCGTGGATGATGAAACCCTGGCGCTGGCCAGCCAGCCGGAAGATGGGGAAACCATTGTCGTTACCGCCAACGGTACCGCAACGACTTTCGAATTCAATAACGGCTCTCCCAATAGCATGACCGTCGGTTCAGTGCCCACCGACGGCGAGACCATTACCCTCACCATTGGCGGCACGCCTTACACCTACGAATTCGATCCATCCGGCGACGGTGTTTCCGCTGGCAACCGGGATGTCAATGGCGGTACGGTCACGGCGATTGGCAACAATCTGGCGGCCCTGATCGGTACCGATGTCGTCACCGTGGTCGGCGCGGGTGTCACCACCGATTACGCCAACTCGGCAGCTGGCGTCATTTCCTTCACCAACATCCCCGGCGCCACCAAGGTCGTATTCTCGGACGGCACCGGCGGTGACGTGACCACCACCGAGTTCACCTCGGGCCGCACACCGGTCACCATCGGCCCGAACACCAACTCGACCACCGCCAATCTGGCCTCGGCGATCAACACCCAGCTCACCACCGACCTGGGCACCGCCGGACAACAATGGGCAACGGTCAACGGCACCACCATCAGCATCAAGCAGACCCTTTACAATACCACCGCCGAAGTCATCTCGTTGGCCAACTCCGTGGACAGCGGTGGCGGCGCGGGCGTGGTCACCGCGGGCGGTGCGGGTGCCCCCAATACCAGCCTCAACATCGATATCACGGGGCGGTCCTTGTCTCAGATCATGGATGAAGTGGCCGATCGCCTGCAGGGCGCCATGCACTATGAATATGGCGGCACCCCGAAATCTCCGCCGGATGCCTGGGCCACGCGGCTGGCCGGCGAAAGCTCGGTCTACTTTATTCAGGGCTCCGCCGCCAACGCCATCACGGTCGATGCCTCGAACCTGACCACCAATGGTGTTTCATCGGTGATGCAGAATACCTCCTTCTCCGTCGACTCCTTGGATGCTTCCGTTGCCTGGACGACAGCCACCAACTACGCCGTTGAATTCAACGGTGACGGCACGCCGGACAAGTTCTTTGGCGCCGACGAAGCGACCGCCGCCGACCCACGCGCCCAGTATCAAGTCGCCTGGGCCAACGGCGCCGACGACATGGATGGCTCGACTACCCCGGCGCTGTCGGTGGGATTGGGCAACTACAACACGTCTGACGGTCTGACCCAGTTCGCCGGGTCCTACCAGATCAACTACATTTCTCAAAACGGTGCGTCTTTCGGTAACTACGCCGGTATCTCCATCGGTGAAGACGGGGTTGTCACTGCCCTGTTCGACAACGGCGTGACCAAGCCGGTGTTCATGGTTCCGGTGGCCACCCTGGTCAATCCGAACGGCATGGAATCCATGAGCGGCAACGTCTGGATCGAGACCGATCAGTCCGGTCAGCCGACGGTGCGCGAAGCGGGCGACGGTGGCGCCGGTCAGGTGGCCTCGGCCTCCCTGGAAGCCTCCACCGTCGACCTTGGTGAAGAATTCACCTCCATGATCACCACCCAACGGGCCTATTCCGCTTCCACCAAGATCATCACTACGGCGGACGAGATGCTCGAAGAACTGATGCGGGTCAAACGCTAG
- a CDS encoding flagellar hook assembly protein FlgD — translation MVDSIVAATASSANATDSDIAKAKLAEDLDSFLTLLVTQLKNQDPLDPMDANEFTSQLVEFAQVEQQIQQNANLEEILQAQQLSNLGSVVSYIGKYAEVISDQMPLENGASKMSYTLFDNASQTQVTVRNESGTVVHYEQGETSAGTHYMEWDGIDGQGVQHPDGIYQITVSATGPDEVPIEVGYTTFGQVQGVRTDNGDAYLELSNGHFVSLDGVLSVAEPPGGDEDLVN, via the coding sequence ATGGTCGACTCCATCGTCGCTGCCACCGCCTCATCAGCCAACGCCACCGATTCCGATATCGCGAAGGCCAAGCTGGCGGAAGATCTGGACAGCTTCCTGACCTTGCTGGTCACGCAGCTGAAAAACCAGGACCCGTTGGATCCCATGGATGCCAACGAGTTCACCAGCCAGTTGGTGGAGTTCGCCCAGGTGGAACAACAAATCCAGCAGAACGCCAATCTTGAAGAGATCCTACAGGCCCAACAGCTCAGCAACCTGGGTTCGGTAGTCAGTTACATCGGTAAGTACGCCGAAGTCATCTCCGATCAGATGCCGCTCGAGAATGGGGCCTCCAAGATGTCCTATACCCTGTTTGACAATGCCTCTCAGACCCAGGTCACCGTGCGCAATGAAAGCGGCACCGTGGTCCACTATGAGCAAGGCGAGACCTCGGCCGGCACCCATTATATGGAATGGGACGGGATCGACGGCCAGGGCGTCCAGCATCCCGATGGGATCTATCAGATCACCGTTTCCGCCACCGGCCCCGACGAGGTTCCGATCGAGGTGGGCTACACCACCTTCGGCCAGGTCCAGGGCGTGCGCACGGATAACGGTGACGCTTATCTCGAACTGAGCAACGGCCACTTCGTCTCCCTCGACGGCGTCCTCTCGGTCGCCGAACCCCCGGGCGGTGATGAGGACTTGGTTAACTAA
- a CDS encoding flagellar hook-length control protein FliK translates to MPVTSLDNKPVDPVLQGTAAAARNAGQAGASATAQAFSMLVADVTSTLGTSSTSLSSHKDILTTDRPRPSDHEPRDDSDRQEAAPVERDRPSAADGDRRDDRDDGDRVEARDRSGDHRDDDSRAARDDGDEAPRQTDDRDDGGNEQRADRDTDQDQNPDDGTANQNAESQSDDANTGQQAAADGDDNGQQGQNLAPDAQQAALASHEAMNGAVTDLAAAARNGQQNAQAQTTQKAGVEQVQVADATPDSALRQGRGQQQANTQAQANTGESQQNTAKTASNAQTQAQQNNGQSNLQNQQAADLSRRVDPGRQVQVNVSVTQDSEAGSGQPRLSGATLAALSDEGRASGNPVASSGQNSQSGTGNSQNNANQAMMQANAQAASQTQTNAQAQNAQGNQGQAMNNAVSEARGAATTTQQAATTQQTTTTAGGESNNTQTVATQQTQQTQQTAQAKAAAQTARPAPQTPVAEQVSVQISKAVAEGMDKISIRLNPADLGRVDVRLEMSDGRVQVTVIADRPETLDMLRNDSRSLEKALQDAGLDTDSGSMNFSLRDEQQQAEEGGRKDANDLPVDDETLLDDPELEEVMAALTDPDSSPAARLAAQGKLDIRA, encoded by the coding sequence ATGCCCGTTACGAGCCTCGACAACAAGCCCGTCGACCCCGTCCTGCAAGGTACCGCTGCGGCAGCAAGAAACGCCGGTCAGGCCGGTGCCTCCGCCACGGCCCAGGCATTTTCAATGCTGGTCGCCGATGTGACCTCTACCCTCGGAACCTCGAGCACCAGTCTCTCCAGCCACAAGGACATACTGACCACGGATCGTCCCCGCCCCTCCGACCACGAGCCGCGCGACGACAGTGATCGTCAAGAAGCCGCTCCGGTCGAACGGGACCGTCCTTCCGCAGCCGACGGCGACCGGCGCGACGACCGCGACGATGGCGACCGGGTCGAGGCCCGGGACCGCTCCGGCGACCATCGCGACGATGATAGCCGCGCGGCCCGCGACGACGGCGATGAAGCCCCGCGCCAGACCGATGACCGCGACGACGGCGGCAATGAGCAGCGGGCCGACCGGGATACGGACCAAGATCAGAACCCCGACGACGGCACGGCAAACCAGAATGCCGAGAGCCAATCCGATGACGCCAATACCGGCCAACAGGCTGCCGCCGATGGCGATGACAACGGACAGCAAGGACAAAATCTTGCTCCCGACGCCCAGCAGGCCGCTCTGGCCAGTCATGAAGCCATGAACGGTGCCGTGACCGATCTGGCCGCCGCCGCCCGTAATGGTCAGCAAAACGCCCAGGCCCAGACCACCCAAAAGGCGGGCGTGGAACAGGTTCAGGTGGCCGATGCCACGCCGGACAGCGCCCTCCGTCAGGGTCGTGGCCAACAGCAGGCCAACACCCAGGCCCAAGCCAACACCGGCGAATCCCAGCAAAATACCGCCAAGACGGCATCCAATGCCCAGACCCAGGCGCAACAGAACAATGGACAATCAAACCTGCAAAATCAGCAGGCCGCCGATTTGTCCCGCCGGGTCGACCCCGGTCGTCAGGTCCAGGTCAATGTATCCGTGACCCAAGACTCCGAAGCCGGATCCGGCCAGCCGCGTCTGTCCGGCGCCACCTTGGCCGCCCTGAGCGATGAAGGCCGGGCTTCCGGCAATCCTGTCGCCTCTTCCGGCCAGAACAGCCAAAGCGGGACCGGCAACAGCCAGAACAACGCCAACCAGGCCATGATGCAGGCCAACGCCCAAGCCGCAAGCCAGACCCAGACCAACGCCCAGGCCCAGAATGCCCAAGGCAATCAAGGCCAGGCGATGAACAATGCGGTCTCCGAGGCCCGGGGCGCTGCCACCACCACACAACAGGCGGCCACCACACAGCAGACCACCACCACCGCCGGTGGCGAGAGCAACAATACCCAGACCGTCGCCACCCAACAGACTCAACAGACCCAACAGACGGCACAAGCCAAGGCCGCTGCCCAAACGGCCCGTCCGGCCCCACAAACCCCGGTCGCCGAGCAGGTGTCGGTACAGATCAGCAAGGCCGTTGCCGAGGGCATGGACAAGATCTCCATCCGCCTCAACCCGGCCGACCTGGGCCGCGTCGATGTGCGGTTGGAAATGTCCGATGGCCGGGTGCAGGTCACCGTGATTGCAGACCGCCCGGAAACCCTGGACATGCTGCGCAACGACTCCCGCAGCCTTGAAAAGGCGTTGCAGGATGCCGGTCTCGATACGGACTCCGGCTCGATGAATTTCAGCCTACGCGATGAACAGCAGCAGGCCGAAGAAGGCGGACGCAAGGACGCAAATGACTTGCCCGTCGATGATGAAACTTTGTTGGACGACCCTGAACTTGAAGAGGTCATGGCCGCCCTTACCGATCCAGACAGCAGCCCCGCCGCGCGCCTCGCGGCCCAGGGCAAGCTGGACATTCGGGCCTAA
- a CDS encoding FkbM family methyltransferase: MPMTHWNTQPHIPNHIIASGLLTEPFVLFDVGVSGGIDKEWNCFGSRLHVHGFDPKISEIDRLNQLKRPNHVYSANFVGCPAFRQEVPAERRTANGYKSTDSFSRTSASWATRFLREEGKGGAAEQYVQEDQRITLDDYARAHNLSQVDFVKIDTDGGDYEVLMGMKDLLASQSILGIQIEAQFHGPVDDNANIFSNIDRFLRENGFALFDMDPWRYSRASLPQKFVLPIPGQTYRGQVLWAEALYLRDMAAPKFEANWPEFQVNLQRIYKLLALFDMCGLADCAVELADKYKARLTDEAGIDLDELLSPLIPRINGLRVPRKLYEAHCMSMIKQRKFEELP; this comes from the coding sequence ATGCCTATGACTCACTGGAACACGCAACCCCACATTCCAAACCACATCATCGCCAGTGGCCTTCTCACTGAACCTTTCGTGCTTTTTGATGTGGGTGTTTCCGGCGGTATCGACAAGGAATGGAATTGCTTTGGGTCTCGCCTTCACGTTCATGGTTTCGATCCCAAGATTTCCGAAATTGACCGGCTGAATCAGCTTAAGCGGCCCAATCATGTTTACAGCGCCAATTTCGTTGGCTGTCCGGCGTTCAGACAAGAAGTGCCCGCGGAACGCCGCACGGCCAACGGATATAAAAGCACGGATAGCTTCAGCCGCACTTCCGCCTCTTGGGCGACCCGTTTCTTGCGGGAAGAGGGAAAAGGTGGCGCGGCGGAGCAATATGTCCAGGAGGACCAACGCATCACGCTTGATGACTATGCGCGGGCCCATAACCTTTCCCAAGTCGATTTCGTCAAGATCGACACGGATGGGGGAGACTATGAAGTGCTTATGGGAATGAAAGACCTTCTAGCCTCTCAGAGCATCCTTGGTATCCAAATTGAAGCCCAGTTTCATGGCCCTGTTGACGACAATGCCAATATCTTCTCCAACATCGATCGGTTTTTGAGAGAAAACGGGTTCGCTTTGTTTGATATGGATCCCTGGCGCTACAGTCGTGCCAGTCTCCCTCAGAAGTTCGTGCTTCCCATCCCCGGACAAACCTATCGAGGCCAGGTTCTTTGGGCCGAGGCTTTATACCTGCGTGATATGGCCGCGCCCAAATTTGAAGCCAATTGGCCGGAATTCCAGGTCAATCTACAAAGGATCTATAAATTGTTGGCCCTTTTCGACATGTGCGGTCTGGCTGATTGCGCCGTTGAATTGGCCGACAAGTACAAAGCCCGGTTGACCGATGAAGCCGGGATAGATCTCGATGAACTCCTGTCTCCTTTGATTCCAAGGATCAATGGTTTGCGCGTACCGCGGAAACTCTACGAAGCGCATTGCATGTCGATGATCAAGCAGCGGAAGTTCGAGGAACTCCCATAG